A segment of the Gossypium hirsutum isolate 1008001.06 chromosome D10, Gossypium_hirsutum_v2.1, whole genome shotgun sequence genome:
AAAGGTGCAAAGCATGTTTGGTTGCGAAAGGTTGTTCTCAAGTTCCGGGTTGTGATTTTCAAGAGACGTTTAGTCCAGTGGTAAAACTTGCCACTATTCGAGTTATCCTATCGGTCACGGTCACTAAAGGATGGTCGCTTCGACAGGTTGATGTCGATAATGCCTTTTTAAATGATGATGTTGATAATGAAGTGTTTATGCAACAACCCCCAGGATATGTTCACCTTGGCTTTGATGGGAGACCCTTGGTCTGTCGATTAAAAAAGGCTTTATATGGATTGCGTCTGGCTCCACAAGCATGGTTTGAGAAGTTGAGATCGTTTCTTCTAACCGTTGGGTTTGTTGGTTCAAAGCCAGATGCGTCGCTAATTGTTCATATCTGTTCTGACTCTACTCTCTATGTTCttgtgtatgttgatgacataatcATAACTGGTAATCTGTCGTCATCTATTGACTGGTTTGTGAAGCTGCTGAATGATGAGTTCTCGTTAAAAGACATGGGTGATCTTTATTATTTTCTGGGTATTGAGGTTACTAGGTCCTCCTCTGGGTGTCTTCATCTTTGTCAAAAGAAGTACATCCGAGATATGTTGGAGCGTAGTGGTTTATCTAATGCTAAAAGTGTCCACACGCCCATGATTAGCTCGTCATATTTGTCTAAAAATGATGGTGATCCTCTTTCCGATCCAATTGCGTATAGGAGCCTGGCTGGTGCATTACAATATGTTGTTATTACTAGGCTTGATATTGCATATGCGGTAAACAGGATTTGTCAGTTTATGCATAGTCCTACCATAGTTCATATGGCTGCTCTTAAGAGGATATTGAGGTACTTGTCTGGTACTCTTGAATTTGGGATTGTTTTTAGTTGTTTTGATTCACTATCTCTAGTTGGTTTTTCGGATGCCAACTGGGGGTTGGATTTCGATGATCGGCGTTCTACTTCAGGATATTATGTGTTTTTTGGGTTCAACCCTGTCTCGTGGTCCTCTAAGAAACAGCAAGTGGTGTCTCGGTCTACGGTTGAGGCTGAATACCGAAGTCTTGCTGCAGTCACCAGTGATGTTTTGTGGTTACTCTCGTTGCTTCATGAGCTACATATTAGGTCTGTTAATCCGCCTAATATCTGGTGTAACAGTTCCAGTGCCGTAGTAGTTGCTACCAATCTTATGTTACACTCCAAATTTAAACACGTGGAGTTAGATCTGTTCTTTGTTCGTGAAAAGGTTGCTGCTGGTTCTGTTCTGGTCAGGGAAGTTCCTGCGTCCGATCAAGTTGCtgatgtcttaactaaaccactCTCAGTTTCGTATTTCACTCGATTTAGGAATTTTCTTCGGGTCGTTTCGGTGGAGAAGATGGATGCATGTTAAGATATAATAAATCTATTAAAGAAGTAGTTACAGATTAGCTGAGTTGTCAGCTATACTGTTAAGAGAAGCAGTTAGTTAGAGAGTCTATAAATGTTCAAGATTGGCATTGTATTGAATCAAGTTAGAAGTCTAAATTCAGAATTGAGAACATTGTTCATTAAGAATTCTTTAGTTTCTTAGAACTTACCTATATTTCTTCATGTTGGAATGATTTTATAGCTACCAAGTTTCAATTAATGAGATCtgttgaaacttttttttttttggttatgaaaataaaaatacacatgtataataTGTTTAGTGaacacatttaaaattaatttgtaaaaattatttagACATCTGTTGAAACAGATACAAAATATACTAAAGGTGCGACTGAAACAGAATGAAACTTTAGACTTGTCTTAATTTTCGATTAGAAAATTGAAGTGTTACAACGGTTAGTACACCACTTTATGCATAATCTACATGAATTACGGAATAACCAGCATCCTCAAGCTAAGATCATTGAAACCATTTTTATCAACCATAGCAATCACAACCAACAAACTATAACCTACACTTAAAACGGTTCCTTTCAGAAACTCATCATATAAGAAACGAAATAACAACAATTCTTGAATTATAcctaaatttatttgtaaattatctaAAGCCAAAATAGAAGTCCAAGGAAATAATCAACTTTCTACTATTGAAACACTGAATTCTGACAACCGGTATGCAGTACACGAACGCaattattgaaattatatggATAAGTTTAGATGCTAAAGGGGGAGTAGGTATATATAAAAGatattgattgattgattgaagCATAAGTAGTACTTGAAGCCTCACATTGTGCTTCCCATCTGTTGAGACAGTTACGTAAACAATAATTCGTGTAATGATGTAATTAGTGTTCATTGCCCTTGGGGCTGCACAAGTCACATAATTTGCTATATTTGGGTTTAATTATGGAGACAAGCCAGTAACTAAATTTTGGTTCCAAAGTTCACGGGTATTGAAACATGGGCCCTCAAGCAGTCGATTGTTGGGATTGTGAGGTTGGGGATGGTTGAAAATAGAAATCTTGGGATTTTTCAGTGCCGTCCAAAGGTGTTTATCTTCATGTTGGAGCTACGGTTCACTTTTAGTGTAAAACATGGGAGAGGTTTCCACTTTCAAAGGTGCTTATATAAGAATTTATACTTTCATTCGGTTCTTATGACTTCTTTTTTAAAGTAAATCCTAATATGATATTAATCTCTAatgttaatctaatatttatcctAATATTGTCGTCAAcaccaagaagaagaagaagaaaaagaaaacagaaactcTATCTTATTACCTaatggaattttgaaaaaaataaatctaaaaaattatttaaaattctaattaggtattaatttattggtatgttaaaataatttaacagTGTTATTGTAACTGACTTAAGttgttaataattaaaatgaaatgatttttttattaaaatgaaagtttataatGTAAATTATCTAATATCCATTGTATTTATTTTCACTAAATGAGAATTACaagttaaaataagttaaaatctttaatagtaattattaatattaagtattgttttttttatctttaatttattGGCACATATGGGaaagatataatttttatattcttttaatttttttaaaactttttataattaaagcaaaaaaataaaaagaatagggGTCAAATTGATAAATGTTGTAAAGGTTAaggggctaaatttgttattgtatCTAATTTTTTAACAGAGTTAATAGAAAAATGAACAAAGggattgaaaatgagcaaattgaaaAGTAGAAAGATCAATTTTGAGCAAATAAAAGTAGAGAAACCAAATCTACACAAACTGAGAATCCAGGGCTATCCTTACAATCtaacctaaaatataaaaaattaaatacataaatattattttagtaatttctaaaCAAAGTTAGCACTTTAATGTAGGGGTGTTCAAATTTCagttaaaatcgaattaatcgaTTGAACCAATCTAATTCGGTTAATCAGTCGGTCAATTAATCTAATTCGGTCGGAGGCcaattaatgattttttgaaaattcgattgtcggttaattcgatttgaaattaGGTAATTaactgaatttaataattaataacacaattatatgtatttttaattcaattaattcggATAATTCAATCAAATGAAccttatcaaattattttttatttatttaatatttattttaaccaaaaaaatacaaatttcgattaactgtttttaaaaaaaattcccgtAATGTTTCCTAGCGTATGcaggtaaaatttttttttattttttttcatttattggtAAATTAATGGTTAATAAATCCTTTCATTCTTTAATCTTCCCCCATTTTCTTTcctttaattatatttatccaaataTAGGGTTAAtgtagaatttttattttattttaatttttaccattatcctttatattttatctttaaaattaaaaattacatttaataaatagtataattatatttcgaaataaattttaaatgatatataaatatattttaaatttaattctcaaaaacttaactttttaatatttaatttttctatttatccAACAACGTTTAAGTATTGCACTCACActcgtaaataaataaataaatgaaggcCTTTTGTAATTAAGAAAGTTGAGAATGGGTTGCTCCTCATATGGTGGAATTGGCTACAATAATGAAGGAAGGAATATCCAATAATTGGGAGGCAATGGCATGCCCTACACATACTTTTTACTGTCTGTGGTAATGGATCAATTGCACCTATTTTGTTTTCTTCACTTGTTCTTGTCCTGCATTATTTGGATTTGTGAGTAAATTAACCGAGACAACTTATTCATCAGACTTACTTGGAGAGAAGTGTACGAAGTATCATCTCTCGAGAGAGCACACAAACTCTTCATATATAGGTATCACTTAAGgagaaatgtaaaattttagattacATTATCTTTTTTATCGATCTTAcccattatatataaaatttgggATTTAgagattaagaaaaatgaaaaataaaattttaataatttctttattCGCACgagttatattaaaaaaaattatttattacacATCCAGTAAAAGAGTGAATAaaagattttgaaaattaaaaattattaaaagaattgtGAGCTATATTTTTCAGTTTCCACATGACGATGGTCAAATTCATGCTTATCCAAACCTGCAGGTGTATGCAGAACGATAAAGCTAATCTTTACTGCTAGtctttcttcttttttacttttgAATACTCTTCTCTTGTTGCTTTCATTGAAATAATGTTGGACTGTAATCTTGAAtaccatttaaaatttttttattataaatattaaaattataacattttagttatttaatttaatcaaatattataacttgttgaaatcataaaataaaaaatcaattcaaaaacaaaaatctCTTTTGTTCAATTCTAATTGAATTGGTGTCACTAATCAATTGGACATCAATTCGATTAGGGAATTACGAAAACatcttttcatatttaaaataattaatattattcgaaagtattttaatctttttatgcaAACTTATCAATAAAAACATGAATCTAATTCGAaagtattttaatctttttatgcaAACTTATCAATAAAAACATGAATCTAATGGGATTTGACGTAAGACTCATCTATAgatgaattcaaaatttttactcgaTTCAATCGAACAATCACCCCTAAATATTACACATTTTGAATCTTCATGTTGGTAAAGATAAAATGGAGAAGTTATCTTTTGTGTGTATGTGTGTTTTAGTATTTCCTTTAATTGTGTGGCTAATTAAGTGCCTTTAATGACACTTTTAAGCAATCATATCCATTTTATTTATGAAGGAACTTTGTGGTCATGATCGGGAGATCCGAATTTAGCATATTTACAGAGAAAGAAATCTTGTTTCAGATATCTTGGCCCATACGGGATCTGGCTCCGGCTTTGATCGAAGTTTACTACGAGAGCCACCTGGAAATGCTCTCTCAACTTCAACTACACTATGTGATTATATTGCTGGTTCTTTGCCCTAGCGCCTCTGTTCGTTTGTGGGTAATTAGTTGTTGTTAAGGCTTTTGCCtctttctaattttattaaaaaaaaaaaggaaaaaacttGGCACGATGGATCCATCTTAGCTAATAAAAAACTTCAATCACCGAATTGTACGAAATTCTAACTTAAATTTAAATGTAACAACCAGAATCATTCATCAATCCACAATATCAACCAATCTCAATTCAAACACAAAAATAACGAGTGAAAAAAATAGTTCAACCCATAAACATTGACCACAAAGGGAAATTTGAAACACTTACCACCATCCCCTATCAGAAAGTCTTTCCCCCATTCAACAACTAGAAATCAGAGCTCACCAAAATGTCTATTCTTTTCAATCTGAACCGACTCTACAATCACATATTGCTCATGGTCATCAGCCTATAAAGCCAGGAGCATTATTAACTTCTAAATCCAAAACACTAATATCAGCAACCAACCCTACAATGATAGTCTAATTGACTCATTTAAACAAGTTTCGTTTGTCAATCTacattccgtatttggtaatctCCAATATTGTCTCGGAATTTAGGATAGCTGGAACAAGAATACCAGCAAAGATGCAAAGGGAAACGACTTGTAGGAGGAGGAAGAACCTTCTTTTGGGTACAAACCTGTATAGCATATAATAGGATGTCCTGTATAACGTCACGAGAGCCAGTACCGTTGCCAAGCAGTAATTAGCAATGCTGAGACGAGGATAGGAAACGGATCCAGGAGTCGAAAGAGAGAACAAATACTCAAGTGCGAGTGTCCGTATGGAAACAGCAACTAAAAGCATGTAACAGGTCCCAAACAAGGAAAGTGTTATGAGAATAAACAAGCAGATTGAACGGCTGGGTAGGAGATAGGCTGTTAAAACAGTTGCTGCCCAAAAAGTTAAAGTGTTGTATAACCAAAACATTGTGGACACGTCtagtatatttttaaatttttcttcttcaGCGGGTGGAGGAGTTGGTGCGGGTCCAGTGCTGGTTGAACCTACAGATGCGTCATACCTGAGATGGAAATTCCGGGAATTTGAAATGGTATCAGGCTGCTTTGGAGGGTTCAAAGTGGCAGTGTATGTGGCTGTTATAATTAGCACTGTGACCACTAAAAATGTGTTACGCATCTCATGTGGGATTCCCTTCTTTCCACGACTTGCCATTGTTGCAAATTTTTGAAGAACTGACACCTTTCCTTTTAAAGATTCGATGTGGACTGAGGTTTTGGGAAGCGAGGAACCACTCAAACCTCCTGCTTTGCTTATCATGTCTTTAATGGACTCCTTATAGTCCACTTTCCCTTCAACCAATGGGTATT
Coding sequences within it:
- the LOC107930669 gene encoding ankyrin repeat-containing protein BDA1: MDERMIGAAQTGDINILYELILNDPYVFQRIDDVPFFHTPLHVAASAGHIDFMMEMINLKPSFARKLNQAGFSPMHLALQNQHTQAVLRLLRFDEGLVRVKGREGFTPLHHVVQNGNVDFLIKFLEVCPEAIEDVTVRDETVFHLAVKNDRFEAFQVLVGWLIRSRHKAANRWEKELLSWADIDGNTVLHVAAIRNRPQVVKVLLERLCGDHINAKNAEGLTALDIPSQYPLVEGKVDYKESIKDMISKAGGLSGSSLPKTSVHIESLKGKVSVLQKFATMASRGKKGIPHEMRNTFLVVTVLIITATYTATLNPPKQPDTISNSRNFHLRYDASVGSTSTGPAPTPPPAEEEKFKNILDVSTMFWLYNTLTFWAATVLTAYLLPSRSICLFILITLSLFGTCYMLLVAVSIRTLALEYLFSLSTPGSVSYPRLSIANYCLATVLALVTLYRTSYYMLYRFVPKRRFFLLLQVVSLCIFAGILVPAILNSETILEITKYGM